One stretch of Arachis hypogaea cultivar Tifrunner chromosome 20, arahy.Tifrunner.gnm2.J5K5, whole genome shotgun sequence DNA includes these proteins:
- the LOC112782904 gene encoding ALBINO3-like protein 1, chloroplastic, with product MASLLPCAPPNIASTPFGNRTGFPLLNRSHSYAIPASTRSFLRGSLSVARFGFKPGFLPEPDAAGEVLRELFDRAEGFLYTIADAAVSNSDTAATATTTAKQNNDWLSGITNYMETVLKVLKDGLSTLHAPYAYGFAIILLTVLVKAATFPLTKKQVESAMAMRSLQPQIKAIQQRYAGDQERIQLETARLYKLAGINPLAGCLPTLATIPVWIGLYRALSNVADEGLLTEGFFWIPSLAGPTTVAARQNGSGISWLFPFVDGHPPLGWSDTLAYLVLPVLLVVSQYISVQIMQSSQPNDPNMKSSQAITKLLPLMIGYFALSVPSGLSLYWLTNNILSTAQQVWLQKLGGAKNPVVQIQDDIMKDDQMKIPKSVPKVNSTKTEARQDEKSTSGGPQPGERFRQLKEQEARRRQQREEEKGKATEAASKATKVYETNEITVEKGNQDGGDNVENSQHVNADADPSTSQVTVNGNPLSKDLEENQNSTYTPQRESNEGSPFNNGVNEKSDEEPREAFTTTATTKKQHPEEESDHLAKD from the exons ATGGCTTCTCTCTTACCTTGTGCGCCGCCCAACATAGCTTCTACTCCGTTCGGGAACCGGACTGGGTTCCCTCTGCTGAACCGGTCTCACTCCTACGCTATTCCCGCTTCGACCAGGAGCTTCCTCCGCGGGTCGCTTTCGGTGGCCCGGTTCGGGTTCAAACCCGGGTTCTTGCCGGAGCCCGACGCCGCCGGAGAGGTGTTAAGGGAGCTGTTCGATAGGGCGGAAGGGTTCCTCTACACGATTGCGGATGCCGCCGTCTCGAATTCCGACACAGCGGCGACGGCGACAACCACCGCCAAACAGAACAACGATTGGCTCTCGGGGATCACCAATTACATGGAAACTGTGCTCAAG GTACTCAAAGATGGACTTTCTACTTTGCATGCGCCATATGCTTATGGTTTTGCAATTATACTGCTCACAGTTCTCGTAAAAGCCGCCACCTTTCCGTTGACAAAGAAACAG GTAGAATCTGCCATGGCTATGCGATCACTGCAACCTCAAATAAAAGCTATCCAGCAACGTTATGCTGGTGATCAG GAGAGAATTCAACTTGAAACTGCTCGGTTGTATAAATTGGCCGGCATTAATCCTCTAGCAG GATGCTTGCCTACACTTGCAACAATACCAGTCTGGATTGGCCTATATCGAGCCCTTTCAAATGTGGCAGATGAG GGACTCCTTACAGAAGGTTTCTTCTGGATACCTTCTCTTGCTGGTCCAACAACGGTTGCTGCTCGTCAAAATGGAAGTGGTATCTCTTGGCTTTTTCCATTTGTG GATGGTCACCCTCCCCTTGGATGGTCAGACACATTGGCTTACCTTGTCTTGCCCGTGTTGCTCGTAGTCAGTCAGTACATCTCTGTCCAAATAATGCAGTCATCACAG CCTAATGATCCCAACATGAAGAGTTCTCAAGCCATCACCAAGCTCCTTCCATTAATGATTGGTTATTTTGCTCTTTCAGTTCCTTCTGGACTAAGCCTTTATTG GTTAACAAATAATATATTGAGCACTGCTCAACAAGTATGGCTTCAAAAATTAGGGGGTGCAAAAAATCCTGTAGTTCAAATTCAAGATGATATTATGAAGGATGACCAAATGAAGATTCCGAAGTCGGTACCTAAAGTAAATTCCACGAAAACAGAAGCTAGACAAGATGAGAAATCAACATCAGGGGGGCCACAACCTGGTGAAAG ATTTAGGCAACTAAAAGAGCAAGAGGCAAGGAGAAGACaacaaagagaagaagaaaaagggaaagccaCTGAAGCAGCATCTAAAGCAACTAAAGTATACGAGACTAATGAGATAACAGTTGAAAAGGGAAATCAAGATGGGGGTGATAATGTTGAAAATTCTCAGCATGTTAACGCTGATGCTGATCCATCCACATCTCAAGTCACTGTAAATGGTAATCCACTAAGCAAAGACTTGGAAGAAAATCAGAATTCCACATATACACCTCAGAGGGAAAGTAATGAAGGTTCTCCTTTCAACAATGGAGTAAATGAGAAAAGTGATGAG GAACCAAGGGAAGCATTCACAACTACAGCTACCACCAAGAAGCAACATCCTGAAGAAGAATCGGATCACCTGGCGAAGGATTGA